The following proteins are encoded in a genomic region of Vanessa cardui chromosome W, ilVanCard2.1, whole genome shotgun sequence:
- the LOC124542658 gene encoding uncharacterized protein LOC124542658, with protein sequence MVSFDVQSLFTCLPIQDCIEIVKTKLQTHNMPIEYAELLHHCLTSGYLLWNDEFYVQVDGVAMGSPVSPVVADLFMEDLEERALRSGPITPRFYKRYVDDTFTILPSDLTSAFLVHLNSINKNIQFTMELEANNSLAFLDILFIKNPDNTLSHTVYRKPTHTNKYLNGDSHHHPSQLATVGKSLFQRAHHLCDAEHLEDELRQVKLALHQNKLPVPRQHRRSRIKPPTVERQPAFLPYVKGVTDRIGNILKRASIKTVYKPHKKVSQFLRPIKSNIPLQTAGVYKLECECGLSYIGQTKRSIGTRVKEHIGDVKNRRSSKSAVCEHALDKPNHFIRFDKPQILAREHRFIPRMIREAIEIQKHPNFNREDGWRLSNTWDPLIKNLKSQIQQTARPKDTVSAFCVQPERYSRYQLRNRWR encoded by the coding sequence atggttagttttgatgtccagtcattgtttacatgcttacccatacaagactgcatcgaaattgttaagacgaagctacagacacacaacatgcctattgaatatgcagagctgttacatcactgcctcacatcaggttatttattgtggaatgatgaattctatgtacaagttgacggggtagccatgggttcaccagtatcccccgtggtcgccgatttattcatggaagacctggaggaaagggctcttcgctccggaccaataacgcctaggttttataaacggtacgtagatgacactttcacaatattacctagtgatctgacatctgcatttttagtacatcttaattctataaataaaaacattcaatttactatggaattagaggcaaataattctttagctttccttgacatcctttttatcaagaatcctgataatacattaagtcacacagtttataggaaacccacacacaccaacaaatacctcaatggtgactcgcaccaccaccctagtcagttagctaccgttggcaaatctttgtttcagagagcccaccatctctgcgatgctgaacacctagaggacgagctacgtcaggtcaagcttgcactccaccagaacaagctgcccgtgcctcgccagcatcgcagaagccgtatcaagccacccacagttgagcgacaacctgcatttctaccatatgtgaaaggagttacagacagaattggcaacatcttgaagcgagcttcgattaaaaccgtttacaagcctcataagaaagtgagccagttcttgagacctatcaagagtaatatccctttacaaactgcaggagtatataaacttgaatgtgagtgtggtttatcttacataggccaaacaaagagaagcatcggtaccagggtcaaggaacatataggagatgtcaaaaataggcgttcttctaagtctgcagtctgtgaacatgctctggataaacctaaccattttatccgatttgataaaccacagatcctcgctagagaacacagattcattcctagaatgatacgcgaggctattgaaattcaaaaacatccgaacttcaatagagaagatggttggagactttctaacacctgggatccacttattaaaaatttaaaatcccaaatccaacagactgcaagacctaaagatacagttagtgccttctgcgtgcaaccggaacgttactcaagatatcaattgagaaatcgttggcggtag